The following DNA comes from Lynx canadensis isolate LIC74 chromosome B1, mLynCan4.pri.v2, whole genome shotgun sequence.
aggccatGCAGAAGGCCCTGGGCATCCTCAGCAGCCGGGAGGGCTGGAAGAAGGAGAACCAGCAGGTGAGGGTGGGCCTGGAACCCCCGTGCCTCACTGTTCCATTGCCATCCTCAAGGCCATTCTCACAATTCCCGCCTCACGCAGCAAGTGGTTTTAACTTACATGCTGCCTAGTGTCCAGAGTTCAGGTAAACCCTCTCCTTCTCCCAAGTTCTGAGTTAGCAGACACTAGTCTGGGAGTCAGGAAATCCGGGTTCGAGGCCCAGCAGTGCCCTAAGGGTCTCTACATCTTTCTGGTGTAAAATGAGGACTGAAAACATCCTTAAGATCCCACCCAATACTGTGTGTACAGAACGAGCTGGTTGTAGACCAGACTTTCccgcttccagttttgttttgctcaGGAAATTTGAGCTTCTGAGGTCAGGTAGGGGGGCCTTTTCAGTTGGACCTACCCACATTTACCACCAAGAAACAAGGGTCCAGAAGCAGGCAGGTTACTGCTCAAGGTTTCAGCAGATGTATGAGGCTCATGGCGGGAAAGATGACCAACTGTCTTAGAAGAAGTAATTTTAGGCTTCCTCATGCTTAGAGTTCTTTGTGCTGTTCCCCTTCCTGCCTTGCCTGTCCTTGTCATATTCCTGCCTAGGaatatttttctgtaaacttTATCCTGaagctcctttttttctccctgacaGGCAAATGGGGACACGGTACTGAGTAAAGTGGTCCCAGATATGGGCAAGGTGTTTCGGTTGGAGGTGGTAGTGGACCAGCCCATGGAGAGGCTTTATGAAGAGCTTGTGGAGCACATGGAAGCGATGGGAGAGTGGAACCCGAACGTCAAGGAGATTAAGGTGAGGAGAGTCCAGGTGTGGGTGGCAGGAACCCATGGGAGCCCAGTCTGAAAGGTGTGCCAAAAAGGTTGCAAGCTGTGGGTGGTGCGTCAGCCCCAGCACTGGCTAATGATTCTGGCTCCCCGTGGCCCGGTAGGTCCTGCAGAAGATTGGAAAAGATACAGTCATCACCCACGAGTTGGCTGCAGAATCAGCAGGAAACCTCGTGGGGCCCCGGGACTTCGTGAGCGTGCGCTGCACTAAGCGCCGAGGCTCCACCTGCGTGCTGGCTGGCACGGCCACACGTTTCGGTGAGATGCCCGAGCAGAAAGGCATCATCAGGTAATACTGGCAGTCGCCCAAAACCTCTCTTCCCTCACGCAGGCTTGTGGGCACGTGCCCAGCGAGGGTGTGATGAATCCTCGGCTCCAAGAAACCAGTCCTTGGTCCCTACCTTCAACTGCCTTTTGCACAGGAATATGGAGGAAGACAAGTTCGGCCCTAACCAACCTTCCTAGAAAGTTTAAGAAccttaataattttctaaaacatgAGGTAGGGCTGAGGTTTAGCTGGTACGCTCAGGTCTGGCCATACTGGCAACGAAATGCAAGCCATACTGCTTAGAACACAGCTGCTGTTTGTGAGGGGCCGCACCCATCACCCGGGACCCTTTTTCCCTGGCATCCGGCAACTCACAGGCACCACAGGGAGCCTTCAGGCTCCAGCCCCAACCAGCATGTGTTCCGGTGAGCTGGTAACCAGGCCAACTGTTAAGTTTATCACCCTTGACAAAATAGTTCTGAGACTTAGAAAAGACAAGGTACCAGAGAAGTGTGGCTCGTATAACTGGTCAGCATAAAAAGAGCATTCTGCCTTGTCCTCCTGACTGGACTGCTCTCCATTTGCCAGAGGAGAGCATGGTCCCACTTGCATGGTGCTCCGTCCCCTGGCCGGAAGTCCCTCGAAGACCAAACTCACGTGGCTGCTCAGTATCGACCTCAAGGTGAGGGGCACAAGAGGTGGCTagtgggtagggggtggggagaaaaactGACTCTTACCCTCCCACGTGATCCTGCAAGAACAGGAAAAACCCTCCtccattttgagagacagactgttGGGAAAAGGACGAGGCTTGAGTATCGGCCTGCTATTCCATCATCTCCACAGACTACAATAGCTCCCTTTTACCTCATATCAAATTTCAACTCTGTAGTTGCCCGtttggaaagaaggaaacttAGGCCCCCAAAGATATGGTTGCTAGCTCAGGGTCACACAATTGACCTTTGTCTTGACATAATTGACCGTTCTTACATGGTCATGACACAGCAGGGCAGTAGGGCAGTCCTCCCGGGTCAATTCCAAGGTCACACCTATAAACAGAGCTGGAAGACCAAGCCCCAAGCAATCCATGTTTGTGACAGGTACAGAGGTGTCTACAGGGGAACATCACCCACAAGGTGGCCAAATTCTTCTATCTTCTACTCTAGGGATGGCTGCCAAAGACGATCATCAACCAGGTCTTATCACAGACCCAGGTGGACTTTGCCAACCACCTGCGCAAGCACCTGGAGTCCAGCCCCGCTCCTGACGCCAGGTGTTAAGGACCAGCCTGCCGCTTCCAACTGTTTCTAGCACACTGGCTCGCATGCCCTTCAGGGAGATCCCTGCTAGAAGCCTACAAGTCTGTTTAAGCTCTTCATCCGGGGACTGTGGAATGGGCTGGAGTATATTTAGGATGCTGGGACTGGCAAAATTTTAGGACCAAGAAAATGGGGACAGAGCTTTTAAGAGAAAGAGCTTTCTAACTCGATTCAATGATTAGCTCTGAAATGAAGGTTAAGGGctccaaaatatttgtaaaacttcCTTCTGGGCCCTTACACatctatttaaaaacatctttataaaATGCTACTAGCTGACACAGGGTGCAGAGGGTGTAAGTACAAGGACTGGGACCTCATACTTTAGGGGCTCAAGAGCTCCATTCCCCGCAGGCAGTGTGTGGGGGGTCTTACAAAAGggactccagcaaccctctgctCCTCTACCAAACAGGTAGAGAGCTGCATCAAAGACCAAGTAACTCCCCACAGCGGATGCGTTCTAGAGATGTAGTCTAAGTTTTCTTGATTGAAAAAGATACGAAACTAATTAAACTAGTTACCCTATTTCTTCCATGGGCACCAGTCAGAATAAAGAGTTGTAACTAAGACGCAAACTTCAGTCTGTACCTGTTTAAAAattctactcttaaaaaaaaaaaaaaatcattctagtAAACAGCAACTTCATGCTAAAGGAGTCCTGGACAAAGATTTTAATTAAACTAGATCCCTGAgctcattaaaaggaaaaactactGGGGACATAGGTCACTCAATTATTTAGAATCTGCTGCCAGAATCTTTCATAAGTACTTAATTTCCACAATAAGCACAAGcctaattcaattttttaaagtttatttagagagagagagtaggagtggcagagagagaatcccaagcaggctcagcgcagagcctgatgtagggctcgaactcacgaaccccaagatcatgacctgagctgaaatcaatagtcggatgcttaccgacagaaccacccaggtgctccaagccTAAATCAATTCTTAAAAGAACTCTAGAACTGGTAGCTGACAGGCATTGCAAGATGAAGGTGATGACTGaggatttttatttatgtaattaaaagGATGGTaccaaatgaagaaaattaatgatattactaagataaacaaaaacaaattttattattttcccttctgtGAATGTTGACACCTAACAAGGGAACTGAATCtgtaaggtttacttatttattctgagagagagagagagagagagagagagagggagagggacaggggcagagagagagagagggagactcccaagccggttccacactgtcagggcagagcctgacactggcctcgaactcacaaaccccaagatcatgacctgaactgaagttggacactttacctactgagccacccacgtgccttgGAAACTGAATCTTCAGTTCACTCAATTACATCTACTTCCAGCTTGGCTCAGGGCTGCCAATTTCACGGCTTTTAACAGGTCACTGTTTTACTATTTTGAGAGAAGGCCAAAAGAGGGAATATGGTGAGAGCAAATTCCCCTTTCAAGATTCAGAGAatttatgctttcaaaatataGATTGGGGTGGGATTACTTTGCTAAGAAGGGTGAGTAGGATGAAAAGCCAGCCATTACTACTTGAAACTTTCCCATTCTAGTTATAACAGCACTGATGATTTAAACCATCCAGAAACAGAGCCCCGGCTTGTTAAGTAAACAGGTTAGCAGTCATGGGAATGCTCATATTTATGGAGGTACTGAAATTTTATATCTGATAGAAgtgtttcttcttatttattcttatCTCATAGTCTATTTTTAGCACAGACCAAATTATTATTTACCAGGGAGCCTCAGAGCTGTAGAAAGTATTTCTAGAACAGACTATCCTCCACCCCCAGCTAAGTAAGGGAAAATGACCATCTAAAGATGTGTAAAGTGATACAAACTGATTTCAAAAAAGAGCAGGCTGGAAGTAAGGAAATGGGCTTTCTTGCTGCACACCACCGTTTGGAGCTCAGTTAAAATTTGCCTTCTCCAAACCGTGCAACTGTGTCTTTGAGGGGACTGGGAGCCACTTCCCCACTTGTTTAATTTTATGTTGGAATAAAGTAAGTGGTCAGTGATGATATGCTCACTGACACCATTTTATAGAGGACTCCATGGAGAGTGGGTATTCTGTGAGTCCTTCAAATGAACcttctcaaaacacacacacacacacacacattttgaatatgaaatataaataggCAACATCATAACTTCTGTAACCTGATTTATGAAGATCCACTGTACAGAAATTTTATCAAATGGAGAGTGGGTGTACAAGTAATAAAATACGTGGTAATTTATATTACAAAGAATTTACCTCCAGCTTCCTCTACAGAACACTACCCTCATTCTCTTAGAGTTCTTCAAACTCTGATGGTCCAGCTTTATGACCAAGTCTGCCCTCTAAGACCGGCCACGAATGAATGGGTGTCCAGCAGTGACAGGCTGAGCCTTCAGCCTACAATCACACTGATTCTGTTAGGTTTCCTGTTAAGAGATGTGGAATGGCCAAAACAGCCTGGATGGTTCATTAGGAGACAAATCTATTAGTCAAAGCTACCAAGTTAAGGTACCAACATTCCCACGAAATTTGGGAAATTCCTGGGAGGCTGCATTGTCACTGACGTATTAAAAAGGGGGACAGGGAAGCCATAAGGGAGCTCAAGGGAAGGCTCGTTCTTACATTCCAGTTTTTAGTATTCTGAATCGTCACGTATTTGGAAGGAAGGTAAGTAAGGCAAGAAAACAACGTGCACGCATTAGCATACACGTTCAAAGGGAAATGCTGGAGGGACACCATTAACCCTTTTAAACTCTTGTTCATCTCCTTGAGGTGACTTCCACTGGAGAAAAAGGGTGGCTGAGCTGGCTAGAGAGGATGGAAGCAGGAGAAGAGGGGTTGGGATAGTCAGAAacccgcctccctccccctgcgCTGGCTCCCTTCCTCACTGCCCACATCGCTACCCCTGTCACCAAGAGGAACCCACCCCGAAAGGGAAGCAGAGTGCCACACACACTTGAAGACAGGTTTTATTTGGGAAGAGTTTCTAATTGTTAAAGCTGCAAGCAAGTTCTTTTTACAATTACAGTTCTAGAGACCTAGTAGTTTCAGAGACCCCagtgttcaaaaatatttcaaaaggaataaaaacccATACCAAAAGGAAAGACCTTTTAGATCTGGAATGTACAGCCACTGATTTCAGCTGTTCTCAGAAACAGGCCTACTACTTCCTTGGAAATCGGATGGGATGGAGTCAATGCCACAAAAGGAGAGGTCTTTAAATAAGTCAGTGCCTTAGACGAGATTATTCACTCCTTAGAAAATACAATAAGGTAACTAGTCCTGGTCGGAGGGATACGTGGTACAGCACCAGTTTCACAGGGGGCGCAAAGGATCCCGGGGTCAGCAGCTGTTGGCATATGGCACACAAAATAGAAGCAGTCACCAGAAGTGGGGAGAGTGTTGAAAAGCAGGGAGTCTCCCAGTCTCACCCACACTTTTAATTTGCTAACAGCACAGGCTGTGTCCTGCGGTATCTTTGGGAGAATGTTTGCAAcagttcaaaaaacaaaaacaggcctCCCTCCCCAATTTATTCCCCAGCAAGTCCATGTCTGCAAAGAAAGAGGGACCTGGTCACGGTTCCCATGGAGGACTCCGCCTCCCATCCACTTCTGTTTCCACATGATATAAGACATCAGCCAGAGTATGTTCTACCACAGCGCCCCAGCCCATGTCACTCATCTGTGGGAggaacaagaaacagaaaggaggtgATCAGAATAAGTATGGCAAGAAGGAGCAGAGATACTGAGGATGCACTGTGAATGTTACTCACAGGGCGGTAAGTGAGATCCTTTGGAGGATACTTGAAGCACGGTCCAAAGTTAATGGAAACCTGGGATAGATCAATTCAAGCAGacaggagaaaacagaggaaaatagtgaaaaaaagcTTAATGTGACCtaggaactttttatttttaaatgtagctaTGATATTCAGTGTATAAGTGGAACTAATGATATAGATTACCAGTGTTAAAAGTGGTCAACACCCTAATGTCCATCAAAAATTAggtaaataaaatagacttttgttgatttctgtttATTACCTGAAGATTTCCTTATCTTACTCCAGTGGTGGTTACTGACAGACTAAAAGTATATGTAAATTTCCAGATATTACCTTttcaaatcacttaaaaaaagacaacaaaaaaaccccacaataggATCTGATGATAGTCCCCTTCATACTGTATcgtgttaaaaaaaagattggcatAAGCAACACTTACTAACCAATGATGGTGGGTTATCATGACATATAACACCAAGCTGACTTCTGCATGCATATACTTCACATCCTTTACATTGAACAATGACATTTACCGTACAGCACATTCAAAGTATGGAGCACACTAGTTGCACAATCTTTTAACTATCCAAGCAAATACTTCCTAAGACACCCAACTGTTTTTGGAACAGTAACAACAGGAACGCATTCCCATCTCACTCTTAGGCTACTCAGATTTCTTTCTAGAATTCACATCAATGGTCATCCATCACAACCATTCACCTATTTCCCTCAAGTTCTGTTCACAGGACGAACAGACGATACATACCGTGCAACTCTTATACAGTGAGATGGCCGGAAAGTAAACCCCTTCAAAAATATCTTTGTAGGCCACACCTTGATTGACAccgtttttataaaatattatctgaAACAAAAACGACAGTTTTACTTCAGAGTTTAACAACAGAACAAGCAAACTGAAGAACTCCCTTGGAGAACCCTTTACAAGCACTGCCACCACGCTGGTAATGATGTCTTCTCAGAAGAGCATATGGTGTAATAACGTCTTCTTACATTTTTAGGGCGTATTTACATGCACCAATCTAGCTGGTCTTCAGGTTTTTCAGAGCATATTTATATGCACCATGTAAATGGTGGTCTTTAGGTTTATTTGCTTCGGAATTCCTACATTACCTGTACCAAAGCATTCTTTCTATTATTCGTTATACTATCTGTATAAAAAACAAACTGGTCTTCTGCCGATTCCTTAGAACCGTACCTacttaagcttatttatttgatcCCTTCCCTTGCATCAGATTCTCACTTCTGCATTTCTACTTTGAAAATCTCTTCAGATCCTCTAAGTTTCTGAATcctcattttctttgtcctttctgtCTGGAAATTATTCTGAATATCCTCTCTTAATCACTACATATGGACTTCAGAAAAGACCCCCTTTTCTCAAGTAACTTTCTCTGCCTGTTCTTCCCAGCAAGAGCTGTCTTCTCCTGGGCTGGATTTTCTGGCTGTATCATCTTAGGTCCATTACCTGTTTCCCTTTACTATTTTCTCCCCTAAAAACAACTGGAAGCCTACTTTATTTTCTCCTACATTAGCTTCTATTACTGTCCTAGACAGCGATCACAGCATTTTTAGGGAACAGTGTTTCCAGCTCAAAATTTTCTTCCACCCCTTCTCCTATTTTGGGCCAGACTGTATTTATGGTACGACTTTGGCCAACAACCTTGGAAAGGGGAAGTAGGGAAAGTTCTAGAGGAACTAAATAAGCCATTACAGCTCCTGCTGCCTCTGGGTCACAGAGCAAGGTCCCCTCCTCTTCTATTCAGTGTTCCTCCCTCTGTACTTGATACTTCCCGAGCAGAAGAAATATCTCTGCCTTGCTTCCTCAATCGCATATGGATTTCCTTATTAGGCTGCTGCTTTTACCCTCTGCACTGGAGACTGTCCCTAGAAGAACACCGATCATCTCTCTGAAAGCGGGATGGTGACACAGGAAGAGCGATCTGGTCCCACAATCACAGCAGGCAGGAGAGGGAGCTTGCTCTGCGGCTGCCGAGCTCTCATAGCACATACCCCTTCagtcctctctgggcctcactttcctcactttTATAATTAGGAGCCTGGTCCCAATCTTCAAAGTTTTCTAGTTCTGACATTTTTATGATCATGACTCACCGACTCACCTCACTATGGGGGGTCTGCTTTAGGCTCTTCTCTGCTTTATCCACAAAGTCTTTTTCctcaaaatacaaataactcTTGAACTTTATCAAAGCCttgaaaaccaagaaagaaggaaagggaaaaaagggaacatTGAAGCATCAGCTACAtcatcatgaaattaaaaaaaaaaaaaaaaaaaaagcaatttcagacAAGTAGCACTGAGTCCTTGTGTTTtgcaacagaaattaaaaatctatgCAGGGTTAGCTTtgctagattttatttattttttttttttttaattttttttttttcaacgtttatttatttttgggacagagagagacagagcatgaacgggggaggggcagagagagagggagacacagaatcggaagcaggctccaggctctgagccatcagcccagagcccgacgcggggctcgaactcacggaccgcaagatcgtgacctggctgaagtcggacgcttaaccgactgcgccacccaggcgccccagctttgcTAGATTTTAAACAACTATGTGCTTCTTAACAAATACCAGATGGCACATACTTgctgaacattttcaaaaaaagacattttctaagATTTGCGaggaaatacatacacacatatatatactttcaTCACAACAAAAATACccattaagttaaaaataattcagtttttttccccctcagtaaTCTCAGTGAAAGAAATGACAACCTTACTGGGCCTAAAATCTCCTattctataaaaacatttttttagggcCAATTCCTTCCCTCCTAGTTCCCTACCTGTTTCTCCTATAGGTGGGCCTCTGGGTCACCCCTTCCTTGCTGGTTCCCAAGAGCCTAACTATTCACTCCCAGGGAAATATATgacattaacttttaaaaattttaatctctaGCACATACATATATTaagcatagtaaaaaaaaaattcaagagataTACAAGAACATGAaatttctctacctctccccatgTCCCTCAACACTTAGTTTCTCTTTGCCAAAAGGGATCTCTGCTCCAGTGGCCTTGTATCCTTCCAGAATGTCTAGGCATATATTAAtatcttcaaaattaaaatcaaacaaaaaaccccacatcagacaaaaacacaaagaagcaaaaaggaCTGATACTACCCAATTTAAAGACTGACTctaaaactacaataattaagacagtgtggtactggcataaagatcaacaaatagatcaatggactAGAGAGCCCAAAAGCTAAATGTCTGCATTCTACTTATAAAACCATCTGattccgggcgcctgggtggctcagttggttaagcgactgactttggctcaagtgatgatctcacagttcatgggtttgagccccacatcaggctctgtgctgacagctcagagcctggagcctgcttcagattctgccctccctctctctctgcccctcccccactcacactctgatctctgtctgtctctctcaaaaataaacaaacattaaaaaaaaaaaaaaaaaaaaaaaaaaaaagggcaaagcaAGACCCCAAAAAGTCATCTGATTTTCACAAAGGGCACCAAAGAATTgagagaaaaaattttcaaaaactgatGCCCatatgaggcgcctgggtggctcagtcggttgggcgtccaacttcggctcaggtcacgatctcatggttctcatgAACTCATgatgtgggtttgagctccacatcagcctctgtgtggacagctcagagcctggagcctgcttcagtctgtgtctccctctctctctgtccctcctctgtttgctctctctctctcaaaaataaataagaaaatttaaaaaaaattaaaaaaaaccatacccatccatgtggaaaaaaaattaagcttcatCTCTactttacaccatatacaaaaagtaATTCGAggtggatcaaagatctaaatgtaaaagctaaaaccatgttttctttttaaaatttttttttttttcaacgtttatttatttttgggacagagagagacagagcatgaacgggcgaggggcagagagagagggagacacagaatcagaaacaggctccaggctctgagccatcagcccagagcccgacgcggggctcgaactcacagaccgcgagatcgtgacctggctgaagtcggacgcttaaccgactgcgccacccaggcgccccaaaccatgttttcaaaggaaaacatgGAATATCTTCATGAGTGGGGAGTAGGCAAAGAATTGTTAACTTATAGAAAGCAatagaactataaaaaaaatttgacagatttcataaaaattaaaaatgtcagttCATCAGAAGAcgccattaagaaaatgaataaacaagtcacagactaggagaaaaaatttttttaaaaagtcatattttgtaatgtgtattcattcttgagagagagtgagcaggggaggggcaaagggagaaggggacagaggatcgatctgaagtgggctctgtgctgacagcagcgagctggatacagggctcaaactcaggaactgtgagatcatgacctgagctgacattggatgctcaactgactgagccacccaggagcccccaaaaataatttttaaccaaGGACCATaatccagaatatattaaaaaaaattccacatctctataaaaaaagataaacaacctgattctttttaaaaaggcaaaatatttgaaaagaaactttacaaaagaaaatagatgaatgGCTAGTAGCACATGACAACCTGCTCACCAGCATTAGTCATCAAAGAAACGCTAATTTAAACCATAATGGGACACTATACTAGGCACCCATCAAAATGGCTACAATTAAGTTGGCAAACAACAAATGGtgacaaggatgtgaagcaactaAAATGACCTTACATCACAGGTGGGAATGGAAAGTCTGTCAATTTCTTCTAAAACTAAATCTATAACTACCCTttgacccaaagaaatgaaaacatgtttacaaAGACATTTGTACAAGAATGTACATTGCAA
Coding sequences within:
- the STAR gene encoding steroidogenic acute regulatory protein, mitochondrial, with the protein product MLLATFKLCAGSSYRHVRNMKGLRHQAVLAIGQELNRRALGGPTPGAWINQARRRSSLLGSQLEDTLYSDQELAYIQQGEEAMQKALGILSSREGWKKENQQANGDTVLSKVVPDMGKVFRLEVVVDQPMERLYEELVEHMEAMGEWNPNVKEIKVLQKIGKDTVITHELAAESAGNLVGPRDFVSVRCTKRRGSTCVLAGTATRFGEMPEQKGIIRGEHGPTCMVLRPLAGSPSKTKLTWLLSIDLKGWLPKTIINQVLSQTQVDFANHLRKHLESSPAPDARC